The sequence below is a genomic window from Granulicatella elegans.
CAGTCGCATTTTCATTAAAATGGACAATAACCTCATAAGTTACTTTTCCAATCTTTTTTATAGTCTTTGTTCCTGTATTATGTTCATTTTTATTTTCGTGCATATTAGTTTCCCTCCTG
It includes:
- a CDS encoding transposon-encoded TnpW family protein; its protein translation is MHENKNEHNTGTKTIKKIGKVTYEVIVHFNENATETMQDKLKRIMLREMEMKKHQKGDKND